One Telluria mixta DNA window includes the following coding sequences:
- a CDS encoding cytochrome c → MKRIVVLVLIVAALAAVFVAWPRAEFIPSRSQAAWAATPANIARGAYLARAGDCMACHTARGGTPYAGGRALATPFGTVYAPNITPDARTGIGTWTADDFWHALHNGIGKGGRLLYPAFPYTNTTKVTRDDADALYAYLRSLAPVSQPNRLHTLRFPYDRQIVLAGWRLLYFKPGVYALQPAKGAAWNRGAYLVEGLGHCGACHSPRNGLGATASRLSGGHIPSIGWYAPALDADNEAGLGNWDQAHIVQLLRTGVAPRGAVFGPMAEVVGQSLQYLTDADAGAMATYLKSLPADPSPRRPSDPPPDEVMKAGRKLYEHHCADCHGADGRGMSVSGHPAYPPLAGNGALTMEDPVNAIRIVLNGGFPPSTAGNPRPFGMPPYSPVLDDAEVAAVVTYVRNSWGNAAPAVTPSEVNRWRAVPLD, encoded by the coding sequence ATGAAGCGCATCGTCGTCCTGGTCCTCATCGTGGCGGCACTGGCCGCCGTATTCGTCGCGTGGCCGCGCGCCGAATTCATCCCGTCGCGCTCGCAGGCAGCGTGGGCGGCGACGCCGGCCAACATCGCCCGGGGCGCCTACCTCGCCCGCGCGGGCGACTGCATGGCCTGCCACACGGCGCGCGGCGGCACGCCGTACGCGGGCGGACGGGCACTGGCCACGCCGTTCGGCACCGTCTACGCCCCGAACATCACGCCGGACGCGCGGACGGGCATCGGCACCTGGACGGCGGACGACTTCTGGCACGCCCTGCACAACGGCATCGGGAAAGGCGGCCGGCTGCTGTACCCCGCCTTCCCGTACACGAACACGACGAAGGTCACGCGCGACGACGCCGACGCGCTGTACGCGTACCTGCGCAGCCTCGCGCCGGTCAGCCAGCCGAATCGCCTGCACACGCTGCGCTTCCCGTACGACCGGCAGATCGTGCTGGCCGGCTGGCGCCTGCTGTATTTCAAGCCGGGCGTGTACGCGCTGCAGCCGGCGAAAGGCGCCGCGTGGAACCGGGGCGCCTATCTCGTCGAAGGACTGGGCCACTGCGGCGCCTGCCACAGCCCGCGCAACGGCCTCGGCGCGACGGCCTCCCGGCTGTCCGGCGGCCACATCCCGTCAATCGGCTGGTACGCGCCCGCGCTGGACGCCGACAACGAAGCAGGCCTCGGCAACTGGGACCAGGCACACATTGTCCAACTGCTGCGCACGGGCGTCGCGCCGCGCGGCGCCGTGTTCGGACCGATGGCGGAAGTGGTGGGGCAAAGCCTGCAATACCTGACGGACGCGGATGCGGGCGCGATGGCGACCTACCTGAAATCGCTGCCGGCCGATCCGTCGCCGCGCCGCCCGTCCGACCCGCCGCCCGACGAGGTCATGAAGGCGGGCAGGAAGCTCTACGAGCACCACTGCGCGGACTGCCACGGCGCCGACGGCCGCGGCATGAGCGTCTCCGGCCACCCCGCGTATCCGCCGCTGGCGGGCAATGGTGCGCTGACGATGGAGGACCCGGTGAACGCCATCCGCATCGTGCTGAACGGCGGCTTCCCGCCCAGCACCGCCGGGAATCCGCGGCCGTTCGGCATGCCGCCCTACAGTCCCGTGCTGGACGATGCGGAAGTGGCGGCCGTCGTGACGTATGTGAGGAACAGCTGGGGCAATGCGGCACCGGCTGTCACGCCGTCGGAAGTCAACCGGTGGCGGGCGGTGCCGCTCGATTGA
- a CDS encoding DUF4865 family protein, whose product MIAMQYRFPLPADYDMGIIDRRIADKGHLTDGFPGLLFKAYLSARKSGPAQDNAYAPFYVWNTVEGMHAFLNGPGFAGVSQAFGRPSVATWLVWQAQLGPGFARARFASVERIPIAPGTDLEALRSGETRLAVDAVDGGGALAAVAGYEPGGWTLVRFRLWDREPGANAAVCVYAVGHVSAAPA is encoded by the coding sequence ATGATCGCGATGCAGTACCGCTTTCCGCTGCCGGCCGACTACGACATGGGCATCATCGACCGGCGTATCGCGGACAAGGGCCATCTGACGGATGGTTTTCCGGGGCTGCTGTTCAAGGCCTATCTCAGCGCGCGCAAGAGCGGACCGGCGCAGGACAACGCGTACGCGCCGTTCTATGTCTGGAACACGGTCGAGGGGATGCACGCGTTCCTGAATGGCCCGGGATTCGCGGGCGTGTCGCAGGCGTTCGGCAGGCCGTCGGTGGCGACGTGGCTCGTGTGGCAGGCGCAGCTCGGCCCCGGGTTCGCGAGGGCGCGCTTCGCGTCCGTCGAGCGGATTCCGATCGCGCCCGGCACCGACCTGGAAGCGTTGCGCAGCGGCGAAACGCGCCTGGCCGTGGACGCGGTCGACGGCGGGGGCGCGCTCGCGGCGGTCGCCGGCTATGAGCCGGGAGGCTGGACGCTGGTGCGTTTCCGGTTGTGGGACCGCGAACCGGGGGCCAACGCCGCGGTGTGCGTGTACGCGGTCGGCCATGTGTCCGCCGCGCCGGCGTGA
- a CDS encoding tautomerase family protein, which produces MPFARISLRRGKSRDYLRAVSDAVHQALVDAFRIPVADRFQAIHQHDPEELIFDRDYLGGPRSDDFLLVCITGGKPRDADTKQAFYQRLADLLAEAPGLRPEDLMIIVQTTDYADWSFSNGIAAPLAEQRP; this is translated from the coding sequence ATGCCCTTCGCCCGCATTTCCCTGCGCCGCGGCAAATCGCGCGACTACCTGCGCGCCGTGTCGGACGCCGTGCACCAGGCCCTCGTCGACGCCTTCCGCATTCCCGTCGCGGACCGCTTCCAGGCCATTCACCAGCACGACCCCGAGGAACTGATCTTCGACCGCGATTACCTCGGCGGCCCGCGCAGCGACGACTTCCTGCTCGTCTGCATCACGGGCGGCAAGCCGCGCGACGCGGACACCAAGCAGGCGTTTTACCAGCGTCTTGCCGACCTGCTGGCCGAAGCGCCCGGATTGCGGCCGGAAGACCTGATGATCATCGTCCAGACGACGGACTACGCCGACTGGTCGTTCAGCAACGGCATCGCGGCGCCGCTGGCGGAGCAGAGACCATGA
- a CDS encoding carboxymuconolactone decarboxylase family protein — translation MTTLTGLGRRALGAVPALADLSDRVLFGEVWERDALNKRDRSLVTVACLVALCRDGQLPFHLQTALDNGVTRQELEEVVTHLAFYAGWPAAATAARLLGDLN, via the coding sequence ATGACGACTCTGACAGGCCTGGGCCGGCGCGCCCTCGGTGCCGTTCCGGCGCTGGCCGATCTCTCGGACCGCGTGCTGTTCGGCGAAGTGTGGGAACGGGACGCGCTGAATAAACGGGACCGCAGCCTGGTGACGGTCGCCTGCCTGGTCGCGCTGTGCCGCGACGGCCAGCTGCCGTTCCACCTGCAGACCGCGCTCGACAACGGCGTCACCCGGCAGGAGCTGGAAGAAGTCGTGACGCACCTGGCCTTTTATGCCGGCTGGCCCGCGGCCGCCACCGCCGCGCGCCTGCTCGGCGACCTGAATTGA
- a CDS encoding LysR substrate-binding domain-containing protein — MRRTNFDMDALRSFCEGVDLGSFAKAADRLGRSTSAISMQMKKLEGQAGTDLLRKSGRGLELTAAGETLLGYARRILDLNDEARTALAGLELEGTVRLGLQEDFGERLLSNVLGRFTRSHPDLQIEAVIARNSELIAQLQAGKIDLALGWHTDATLPYVDLLGDYPMRWIGSATQDPAREPVRLVALQAPCLMRKAATDALDRAGIPWRVVYTSASLAGIWAAVAAGLGVTVRTNLGLPGDVRVLDGLPALPGIRLALYSGAATPSPACKRMAALIKEHIVG, encoded by the coding sequence ATGCGTCGCACGAATTTCGACATGGATGCCCTGCGCAGTTTTTGCGAAGGCGTGGACCTCGGCAGTTTCGCGAAGGCGGCCGACCGGCTGGGACGGTCGACGTCGGCCATCAGCATGCAGATGAAGAAGCTGGAGGGACAGGCCGGCACGGACCTGCTGCGCAAGTCGGGGCGCGGCCTCGAGCTGACCGCGGCCGGCGAAACGCTGCTCGGCTACGCGCGCCGCATCCTCGACCTGAACGACGAGGCACGCACGGCACTGGCCGGGCTGGAGCTCGAAGGCACCGTCAGGTTGGGACTGCAGGAAGATTTTGGAGAGCGGCTATTGTCGAACGTCCTCGGCCGCTTCACGCGCAGCCATCCGGACCTGCAGATCGAGGCCGTCATCGCCCGCAACAGCGAACTCATCGCGCAACTGCAGGCCGGGAAGATCGATCTCGCGCTGGGCTGGCATACGGACGCGACGCTGCCGTACGTGGATTTGCTGGGCGACTATCCCATGCGCTGGATCGGGTCGGCCACCCAAGACCCCGCTCGCGAGCCGGTGCGCCTCGTCGCGCTGCAGGCGCCCTGCCTGATGCGCAAGGCGGCGACCGATGCGCTCGACCGGGCCGGCATTCCCTGGCGCGTCGTCTACACGAGCGCCAGCCTGGCGGGCATCTGGGCCGCGGTCGCGGCGGGGCTCGGCGTGACGGTCCGGACCAACCTGGGGCTACCCGGCGACGTGCGCGTGCTCGACGGCTTGCCGGCGCTGCCGGGCATCCGGCTCGCGCTGTACAGCGGCGCGGCGACGCCCTCCCCGGCCTGCAAGCGCATGGCGGCGCTCATCAAGGAACACATCGTGGGCTAA
- a CDS encoding type IV pilus twitching motility protein PilT produces the protein MEYHQSSQIPTLSYIENEDHPVFGTLVEQILHLLNSKLVFSDIIIHQNSPLMLRQPKGLVAVTDSPITKEELEEFFDVIEPNWAERIVDRAFDRSIDLHTARIRANCFSFQGKKRLGCVIRRFPKEPLALDTLGLHADEREFARLTSGLVLIIGDTCQGKSTTIASMLDEINKQRSGHIITIEDPVETLIPQRKCIITQREVGIDGDVESYYLGALDALRERPDVIVIGEIRDAQTAQEALALAESGPLVLATLHARSTELGLQKMLRLLGNSDAQGQALAHALRGVLCQALLPSKQGNRYHLATECLTINPAVAAMIEEGDLGAIRAHMNAGRGPGCHTMNSVLEALLAAHVVGVDEARAATTDRIGFAEMV, from the coding sequence ATGGAATACCACCAGTCCTCGCAGATTCCCACCCTGTCGTATATCGAAAACGAAGACCATCCGGTGTTCGGCACCCTGGTCGAGCAGATATTGCACCTGCTGAATTCGAAGCTGGTGTTTTCCGACATCATCATTCACCAGAACAGTCCGCTGATGCTGCGCCAGCCGAAGGGCCTCGTCGCGGTGACGGACTCGCCCATCACGAAGGAAGAGCTGGAAGAGTTCTTCGACGTCATCGAGCCGAACTGGGCCGAGCGCATCGTCGACCGCGCCTTCGACCGCTCGATCGACCTGCACACGGCGCGCATCCGCGCCAACTGCTTCAGCTTCCAGGGCAAGAAGCGCCTGGGCTGCGTGATCCGCCGCTTCCCGAAGGAACCGCTGGCGCTGGACACCCTCGGCCTGCACGCCGACGAGCGCGAATTCGCGCGCCTGACCAGTGGCCTCGTGCTGATCATCGGCGACACGTGCCAGGGCAAGTCGACGACGATCGCGTCCATGCTCGACGAGATCAACAAACAGCGCTCGGGCCACATCATCACCATCGAAGACCCGGTCGAGACCCTGATCCCGCAGCGCAAATGCATCATCACGCAGCGCGAGGTGGGTATCGATGGCGACGTCGAAAGCTATTACCTCGGCGCGCTGGACGCGCTGCGCGAGCGTCCGGACGTGATCGTCATCGGCGAGATCCGCGACGCCCAGACCGCGCAGGAAGCGCTGGCGCTGGCCGAGTCCGGCCCGCTCGTGCTGGCCACCTTGCACGCGCGCTCGACGGAGCTGGGCCTGCAAAAGATGCTGCGCCTGCTGGGCAATTCGGACGCCCAGGGCCAGGCCCTCGCACACGCGCTGCGCGGCGTGCTGTGCCAGGCGTTGCTGCCGTCGAAGCAGGGCAATCGCTATCACCTGGCGACGGAGTGTCTCACCATCAACCCGGCCGTCGCGGCGATGATCGAGGAGGGCGACCTGGGCGCCATCCGCGCGCACATGAACGCGGGGCGCGGGCCCGGCTGCCACACGATGAACAGCGTGCTGGAAGCGCTGCTGGCCGCGCACGTGGTCGGCGTGGACGAGGCGCGCGCGGCGACCACGGACCGGATCGGGTTCGCGGAGATGGTGTAA
- a CDS encoding glycoside hydrolase family 3 protein gives MTRHIPFPLAPLALAALFATAPALAQQDPAARAANLVAQMTLEEKAAQLGNDAPAIPRLKIPKYNWWNEGLHGVARAGYATVFPQAVGMAATWDEALMHDVGDVIATEFRAKYLATRAPDGGTDWYRGLTVWSPNINIFRDPRWGRGQETYGEDPHLTSRIAINFIHGLQGDDAASYKTIATAKHFAVHSGPESNRHREDVHPSPHDLEDTYLPAFRATVTEGKVASVMCAYNAVNGIPACASDDLMEQHLRRAWGFKGFVVSDCGAAANIYRDDSLHYTKTPEQAVAASFSAGMDLICGDYRNKMTTEAGPIVNAVRQGELKEAVVDRALVRLFEYRIRLGLLDPNPPQAYAAIKPTDNDTPAHRAVALKAAQEAMVLLKNDGLLPLKKTPKTIAVIGPNADSEDALVGNYNGQPSHPVTVLAGIRARFPDAKVVYAPGTGLVGPAEPPVPDANLCVDAACRTPGLKAEHFDGPDLAGTAQSAVEKNARAAWQEGGHNASARWTGYLKAPRTGDYSLRYLSNAGYRIWIDGKQVVDAWDVTDSPSIESGKAKLQAGKTYPIRIEAVQRGARGDQKLLWSTPIDGGKEAVDLARRADLVVFVAGLSANLEGEELKLQVPGFNGGDRTSLDLPAPQERLLEQVVGTGKPTVLVLMSGSALSVNWAHKHVPAIVQAWYPGGEGGHAVAGLIAGDYSPAGRLPVTFYRGVEGLPAFTDYRMDGRTYRYFKGDVLYPFGHGLSYTTFRYGTPALSAPSVAAGSPVNVDVEVANTGKRDGDEVVQLYVAKPGDGANPTLAGFRRIHLKAGERKRVTLALDARALSQVDAAGARKVVPGAYTVYVGGGQPAHAQTVKAALAVTGAASNLPK, from the coding sequence ATGACTCGCCACATCCCCTTTCCGCTTGCACCGCTGGCACTCGCCGCCCTCTTCGCCACCGCACCCGCGCTGGCCCAGCAGGATCCGGCAGCCCGCGCCGCCAACCTCGTCGCCCAGATGACGCTCGAGGAAAAGGCCGCGCAACTGGGCAACGACGCACCCGCGATCCCGCGCCTGAAGATCCCGAAATACAACTGGTGGAACGAAGGCCTGCACGGCGTCGCGCGGGCCGGTTACGCGACCGTGTTCCCGCAGGCCGTCGGCATGGCCGCGACGTGGGACGAGGCGCTGATGCACGACGTGGGCGACGTCATCGCGACGGAATTCCGCGCCAAGTATCTCGCCACGCGCGCGCCCGACGGCGGCACGGACTGGTACCGCGGCCTCACCGTGTGGTCGCCCAACATCAACATCTTCCGCGACCCGCGCTGGGGCCGCGGCCAGGAAACCTATGGCGAAGACCCGCACCTGACGTCACGCATCGCCATCAACTTCATCCACGGCCTGCAGGGCGACGACGCCGCTTCGTACAAGACGATCGCCACCGCAAAACACTTCGCCGTGCACAGCGGCCCCGAATCGAACCGCCACCGTGAGGACGTCCACCCGTCGCCGCACGACCTCGAGGACACGTATCTGCCGGCGTTCCGCGCCACCGTCACGGAAGGTAAAGTCGCTTCCGTCATGTGCGCCTACAACGCCGTCAACGGCATCCCCGCGTGCGCCAGCGACGACCTGATGGAGCAGCACCTGCGCCGCGCCTGGGGTTTCAAGGGCTTCGTCGTGTCGGACTGCGGCGCCGCCGCCAACATCTACCGCGACGACAGCCTGCATTACACGAAGACGCCCGAGCAGGCCGTGGCCGCGTCGTTCAGCGCCGGCATGGACCTGATCTGCGGCGACTACCGCAACAAGATGACGACGGAGGCCGGTCCCATCGTCAACGCCGTGCGCCAGGGAGAATTGAAGGAAGCCGTCGTCGACCGCGCGCTCGTGCGCCTGTTCGAATACCGCATCCGCCTCGGCCTCCTCGACCCGAATCCGCCGCAGGCGTACGCCGCCATCAAGCCGACCGACAACGACACCCCGGCGCACCGCGCCGTCGCGCTGAAGGCGGCCCAGGAAGCGATGGTGCTGCTGAAGAACGACGGCCTGCTGCCGTTGAAAAAGACGCCGAAGACCATCGCCGTCATCGGCCCGAACGCGGACAGCGAGGATGCGCTGGTCGGCAACTACAACGGCCAGCCGTCGCATCCGGTCACGGTGCTGGCCGGTATCCGCGCCCGCTTCCCGGACGCGAAGGTCGTGTACGCGCCGGGCACGGGCCTCGTCGGCCCGGCTGAGCCGCCCGTGCCGGATGCGAACCTGTGCGTGGACGCCGCGTGCCGCACGCCGGGCCTGAAGGCCGAGCATTTCGATGGCCCGGACCTGGCCGGCACGGCGCAGAGTGCCGTCGAAAAGAACGCCCGCGCCGCGTGGCAGGAAGGCGGCCACAATGCGTCCGCGCGCTGGACCGGCTATCTGAAAGCGCCCCGCACGGGCGACTACAGCCTGCGCTACCTGAGCAACGCCGGCTACCGCATCTGGATCGACGGCAAGCAGGTCGTCGATGCGTGGGACGTCACGGACTCGCCGTCGATCGAGTCGGGCAAGGCGAAGCTGCAGGCAGGTAAAACGTATCCGATCCGGATCGAGGCCGTGCAGCGCGGCGCCCGCGGCGACCAGAAACTCCTGTGGAGCACGCCGATCGATGGCGGCAAGGAAGCCGTCGACCTGGCGCGCCGCGCGGACCTCGTCGTGTTCGTGGCTGGTCTGTCCGCCAACCTGGAAGGCGAAGAACTGAAACTGCAGGTGCCTGGCTTCAATGGCGGGGACCGCACGAGCCTCGACCTCCCCGCGCCGCAGGAGCGCCTGCTCGAACAGGTCGTCGGCACCGGCAAGCCGACCGTGCTCGTGCTGATGAGCGGCAGCGCGCTGTCCGTCAACTGGGCGCACAAGCACGTGCCGGCGATCGTCCAGGCCTGGTATCCGGGCGGTGAAGGCGGCCACGCCGTGGCAGGCCTGATCGCGGGCGACTACAGCCCGGCGGGCCGCCTGCCCGTCACGTTCTACCGCGGCGTGGAGGGTCTGCCGGCGTTCACCGACTACCGCATGGACGGCCGCACCTACCGCTATTTCAAGGGCGACGTCCTGTACCCGTTCGGCCACGGCCTGTCGTACACGACGTTCCGCTACGGGACGCCGGCACTGTCGGCACCGTCCGTCGCGGCGGGCAGCCCGGTGAATGTCGACGTCGAGGTGGCCAACACGGGCAAGCGCGACGGCGACGAAGTCGTCCAGCTGTACGTGGCCAAGCCGGGCGACGGCGCCAACCCGACCCTGGCGGGCTTCCGCCGCATCCACCTGAAGGCGGGCGAGCGCAAGCGCGTCACGCTGGCGCTGGATGCGCGCGCCCTGTCGCAGGTCGACGCGGCCGGCGCGCGCAAGGTCGTGCCGGGCGCGTACACGGTCTACGTGGGCGGCGGCCAGCCGGCGCATGCGCAGACGGTCAAGGCGGCGCTGGCGGTGACCGGGGCGGCGTCGAACCTGCCGAAGTAA
- a CDS encoding head GIN domain-containing protein translates to MTNNKTRRFLLAACALACIALAPQAQAGDWPWSKSEQVQGSGRVQSQARDVAHFSGLALSLQGNVEIRSGSGREGVTVEADDNLLPLIETVVEDGTLKIRAKRNTNLRTRNLKVVVQARDIDRLALGGSGNIDADVVRGSRVRFDVGGSGSIKVRKLEGESVNVALGGSGNLQVEDGTARSTSISIGGSGTVDMGHVRTENASVTVAGSGDATLWVRDSLSLTVAGSGDVNYYGDPQVTRSVVGSGNVKRLGASPK, encoded by the coding sequence ATGACGAACAATAAGACCCGCCGTTTCCTGCTCGCAGCCTGCGCCCTCGCCTGCATCGCCCTCGCACCGCAGGCCCAAGCCGGTGACTGGCCCTGGAGCAAGAGCGAACAGGTGCAAGGCAGCGGCCGCGTGCAAAGCCAGGCACGCGACGTCGCCCACTTCAGCGGTCTCGCCTTGTCCCTGCAGGGCAACGTCGAAATCCGGAGCGGCAGCGGCCGCGAAGGCGTGACGGTCGAGGCGGACGACAACCTGCTGCCGCTGATCGAAACCGTCGTCGAAGACGGCACCCTGAAGATCCGCGCCAAGCGCAACACGAACCTGCGCACCCGCAACCTGAAGGTCGTCGTGCAGGCGCGCGACATCGACCGCCTGGCGCTGGGCGGCTCCGGCAACATCGACGCCGACGTCGTCCGCGGCAGCCGCGTGCGCTTCGACGTGGGCGGCTCGGGTTCCATCAAGGTCCGCAAGCTCGAAGGCGAATCCGTCAACGTCGCCCTCGGCGGCAGCGGCAACCTGCAAGTCGAGGACGGCACGGCGCGCAGTACGTCGATCTCGATCGGCGGCTCCGGCACCGTCGACATGGGCCATGTGCGCACCGAGAACGCCAGCGTCACCGTGGCCGGCTCCGGCGACGCCACGCTGTGGGTGCGCGACAGCCTGAGCCTCACTGTCGCCGGTTCCGGCGACGTCAATTACTACGGCGATCCGCAGGTCACGCGCTCGGTGGTCGGCTCGGGCAACGTGAAACGCCTGGGCGCCTCGCCGAAGTGA